One window of Chamaesiphon minutus PCC 6605 genomic DNA carries:
- a CDS encoding NAD(P)(+) transhydrogenase (Re/Si-specific) subunit beta → MTGFIPTGIEISYLVATALFFIGLKYLGSPATARQGNTIAAVGMLLAVVGTLLNAGVVNYSVIFLSIAIGSAIGAIGAYKVAMTEMPQMVGLLNGLGGGASTLIAVAEFLRGLPAAEVPSIDSRITLILSILIGGITLTGSLIAFAKLQELMSGSPITFPLQQPVNILLFASFVVGSGYFLTVPKDELVFLGLTAIALILGVLFVLPIGGADMPVVVSLLNSFSGIAAAAAGFVLMNNILIIAGALVGASGIILTQIMCKGMNRSLSSVLFGAFGGVKSGKGGAGGAVEDRTARSVDAEECAMMLGYAQSVVIVPGYGMAVAQAQHSVRELADQLDRLGVEVKYAIHPVAGRMPGHMNVLLAEANVPYPQLYDMDDINTQFDRVDVALVIGANDVVNPAARSDSNSPIFGMPILDVDKAKHTIVIKRGMSTGFAGVENELFYLDKTMMLFGSAKDVVGKLVSEIKQL, encoded by the coding sequence ATTACTGGATTTATCCCCACGGGGATTGAGATTAGTTATTTGGTAGCGACTGCGCTATTTTTTATCGGGTTAAAGTATTTGGGTTCGCCAGCAACGGCAAGACAGGGAAATACGATCGCGGCTGTCGGGATGTTATTGGCGGTTGTGGGGACGTTACTAAATGCTGGCGTTGTCAATTATTCAGTCATCTTTTTAAGCATTGCCATCGGTTCGGCGATTGGGGCGATTGGTGCTTATAAAGTTGCCATGACAGAGATGCCGCAGATGGTGGGGTTGCTCAATGGTTTGGGTGGTGGAGCTTCGACGCTGATTGCGGTGGCGGAGTTTCTGCGCGGATTGCCTGCGGCGGAGGTACCCTCGATCGATAGTCGGATTACTTTAATTTTAAGTATTCTCATCGGGGGAATTACGCTCACTGGGAGTTTAATTGCCTTTGCTAAGTTGCAAGAATTGATGTCGGGTTCGCCGATTACTTTCCCGTTGCAACAGCCTGTAAATATCTTACTATTTGCGAGTTTTGTCGTCGGTAGTGGCTATTTTCTAACCGTACCGAAGGATGAATTGGTATTTTTAGGATTGACTGCGATCGCTTTAATTTTAGGTGTATTATTCGTCTTACCGATCGGTGGTGCGGATATGCCTGTAGTTGTCTCGTTGCTGAACTCGTTTTCGGGAATTGCGGCGGCGGCGGCGGGTTTCGTGTTGATGAATAATATCTTAATTATCGCTGGTGCATTGGTTGGTGCGTCGGGGATTATTTTGACACAGATTATGTGTAAAGGGATGAATCGATCGCTTAGTAGCGTGTTATTCGGTGCCTTTGGTGGCGTGAAATCTGGTAAAGGTGGTGCTGGTGGAGCGGTAGAAGATCGCACGGCGCGCAGTGTCGATGCCGAAGAATGTGCGATGATGCTGGGTTACGCTCAATCAGTTGTCATCGTTCCAGGGTATGGAATGGCAGTCGCTCAAGCTCAACACTCCGTGCGCGAATTGGCCGACCAACTCGATCGATTGGGCGTGGAGGTCAAATATGCAATTCATCCAGTTGCAGGGCGGATGCCGGGGCATATGAACGTGCTGTTGGCTGAGGCGAATGTGCCCTATCCCCAACTTTACGATATGGATGATATCAATACCCAATTCGATCGAGTGGATGTGGCATTAGTCATCGGTGCGAATGATGTCGTCAATCCAGCGGCGCGCAGCGATAGCAATAGTCCAATCTTTGGGATGCCGATTCTGGATGTAGATAAAGCCAAACACACGATCGTAATTAAGCGCGGGATGAGTACTGGTTTTGCTGGTGTCGAAAATGAGTTATTCTATCTCGACAAAACTATGATGTTATTTGGTAGTGCCAAAGATGTCGTCGGTAAGTTAGTTTCGGAGATTAAACAATTGTAA
- a CDS encoding NAD(P) transhydrogenase subunit alpha translates to MSSTLIAALFVFLLATLAGAEVINKVPPTLHTPLMSGSNAISGIAVIGALLVAGNPGDNLITILGAIAIVLATINVVGGFLVTDRMLQMFKKKETKVS, encoded by the coding sequence ATGTCTTCAACATTAATTGCTGCTCTATTTGTCTTTTTGTTGGCAACCCTTGCAGGTGCTGAGGTTATTAATAAAGTCCCGCCAACCCTTCATACGCCGTTGATGTCTGGTTCTAATGCGATCTCTGGCATTGCGGTAATTGGTGCTTTATTAGTTGCTGGCAATCCTGGCGATAATTTAATTACCATCTTGGGTGCGATCGCGATCGTGTTGGCAACTATTAACGTTGTCGGTGGCTTCTTAGTTACCGATCGAATGTTGCAAATGTTCAAGAAAAAAGAAACAAAGGTTAGTTGA
- a CDS encoding Re/Si-specific NAD(P)(+) transhydrogenase subunit alpha: MKIAVIKETNPGEQRVALIPDLVARLVKQGLEIWVEAGAGEKSFWSNEAYTQAGAEIITDTERLWGEPDVVLKVAPPNPAEAGKLRSGATLISCLTPLANEQLMSQLARQSVTSLAMELIPRSTRAQSMDALSSQASIAGYKAVLLAAAALPKYFPMLTTAAGTIAPAKVFVIGAGVAGLQAIATARRLGAIVEAFDIRPAVREEVQSLGAKFIEVPLTEDTVGENGYAKEVSQSAQELTQQTIAQHVRSADVVITTAQVPGKKAPLLVTAEMVSQMRPGSVIVDLAAEQGGNCAYTEAGKSIDRHQVMVIGTINLPASVPVHASQLYAKNISTLLQYLIKDGVLNLDFADDIVSSTCVTHEGKICHDRVRNFVESTSQPSVVA, translated from the coding sequence ATGAAAATTGCAGTTATCAAAGAGACTAATCCTGGCGAGCAGCGTGTCGCCCTGATTCCCGATCTGGTTGCCAGGTTGGTGAAACAGGGTTTGGAAATTTGGGTGGAAGCTGGAGCTGGCGAAAAATCGTTTTGGAGTAATGAGGCATATACTCAAGCTGGTGCAGAAATTATTACCGATACTGAAAGGCTTTGGGGCGAACCTGATGTGGTGCTAAAAGTTGCGCCGCCAAATCCAGCGGAGGCTGGTAAATTGAGATCGGGTGCGACGTTGATTAGTTGCTTGACACCTTTGGCAAACGAGCAATTGATGAGTCAGCTTGCCCGTCAGAGTGTGACGAGTCTGGCGATGGAATTGATTCCCCGCAGTACTCGCGCTCAGAGTATGGACGCGCTCTCTTCTCAGGCTTCGATCGCGGGCTACAAGGCGGTGTTATTGGCGGCTGCGGCTCTGCCCAAGTACTTTCCGATGTTGACTACGGCAGCCGGGACGATCGCGCCTGCAAAGGTATTTGTAATTGGGGCTGGGGTGGCTGGCTTACAAGCGATCGCAACTGCCAGACGTTTGGGGGCAATTGTCGAGGCGTTTGATATTCGTCCAGCGGTGCGCGAGGAAGTCCAGAGTTTGGGTGCTAAGTTTATCGAGGTGCCTTTGACTGAGGATACTGTCGGCGAAAATGGCTATGCGAAAGAGGTTTCGCAGTCGGCACAGGAGTTGACGCAACAAACGATCGCTCAACACGTTCGATCGGCTGATGTGGTGATTACCACAGCGCAGGTGCCAGGGAAGAAGGCTCCATTATTAGTTACTGCCGAAATGGTGTCCCAAATGCGTCCCGGTTCGGTAATAGTCGATCTGGCTGCCGAACAGGGTGGGAATTGTGCTTATACGGAGGCTGGTAAGTCGATCGACAGGCATCAGGTAATGGTGATTGGGACGATAAATTTACCCGCGTCTGTGCCCGTTCATGCAAGTCAATTGTATGCCAAAAATATTAGTACTTTGTTGCAATATTTGATTAAGGATGGTGTATTAAATTTAGATTTTGCCGACGATATTGTCAGCAGTACTTGTGTGACTCACGAGGGCAAGATTTGTCACGATCGAGTTCGGAATTTTGTCGAAAGTACCAGTCAACCTTCGGTTGTTGCTTAA